In Streptomyces sp. NBC_00433, a single genomic region encodes these proteins:
- a CDS encoding DUF6126 family protein, translating to MTTEATPREAAPKPVPVVVPTTNGSEKRKQRGVITRVLVYVVVAHLLAAYLYFLFEIAGKH from the coding sequence ATGACCACAGAAGCCACCCCGCGCGAGGCCGCCCCGAAGCCCGTCCCCGTCGTCGTCCCCACCACCAACGGCAGCGAGAAGCGCAAGCAGCGCGGGGTCATCACCCGGGTGCTGGTCTACGTGGTGGTCGCGCACCTGCTCGCCGCCTACCTCTACTTCCTCTTCGAGATCGCCGGCAAGCACTGA